From Chiloscyllium punctatum isolate Juve2018m chromosome 36, sChiPun1.3, whole genome shotgun sequence, the proteins below share one genomic window:
- the LOC140460514 gene encoding uncharacterized protein, whose amino-acid sequence MEKPEESRPEEKPWKCGDCGKGFRFPSALEIHRLSHTGEWPFPCPVCGKGFSDSTNLQIHQRVHTGERPFSCPECGKAFSNSSHLVRHQRVHTGERPFTCSQCGKGFICSYHMLRHQRVHTGERPFTCSQCGKGFTCSSHLRSHQRVHTGERPFSCTECGKAFRNYTSLLRHRQLHTGERPFPCHECGKAFSNSSDLLRHRRIHTGERPFSCTDCGKAFTRSSHLRSHQQVHVSSQGD is encoded by the coding sequence atggagaaacccgaggaatccCGCCCCGAGGAGAAACCATGGAAATGTGGCGACTGCGgaaaaggcttccgtttcccatcTGCCCTGGAGATTCATCGGCTCAGCCACACTGGGGAGTGGCCGTTCCCCTGCCCTgtctgcgggaagggcttcagcgATTCCACTAACCTCCAGAtccaccagcgtgtccacacgggggagaggcccttcagctgccctgagtgcgggaaggccttcagcaattcctcccacttGGTGAGGCACCAGcgagtccacacgggggagaggccgttcacctgctctcagtgtgggaagggcttcatcTGCTCCTACCAcatgctgaggcaccagcgggtccacacgggagagaggccgttcacctgctctcagtgcgggaagggcttcacttgctcctcccacctgcggagccaccagcgtgtccacaccggggagaggcccttcagctgcaccgagtgcgggaaggccttcaggaaTTACACTAGCCTGCTGAGGCACCGGCAgctccacacgggggagaggccattcccatgccacgagtgcgggaaggccttcagcaattcctctgacctgctgaggcaccggcggatccacacaggggagaggcccttcagctgcaccgattgcgggaaggccttcacccgctcctcccacctgcggagccACCAGCAGGTTCACGTGTcttcgcagggggattga